In the genome of Cronobacter malonaticus LMG 23826, one region contains:
- a CDS encoding SmdA family multidrug ABC transporter permease/ATP-binding protein, with protein sequence MRLFAQLSWYFSREWRRYLGAVALLIVIAILQLVPPKVVGYVVDGVTQHHYTTRQVLLWVGLLVVIAIVVYLLRYVWRVLLFGASYQLAVELRRDFYRQLSRQHPEFYLRHRTGDLMARATNDVDRVVFAAGEGVLTLVDSLVMGCAVLVIMCTQISWQLTLLALLPMPVMAIVIKRYGDQLHHRFKAAQAAFSSLNDRTQESLTSIRMIKAFGLEDRQSALFSEDARDTGVKNLRVARVDARFDPTIYIAIGMANLLAIGGGSWMVMNGTLTLGQLTSFTMYLGLMIWPMLALAWMFNIVERGSAAYSRIRALLAEAPVVKDGQASLPAGRGVLNVAIREFRYPHAARDTLRNVQFSLKPGQMLGLCGPTGAGKTSVLSLIQRHFDLDQGEITFHDVPLDRVHLDDWRGRLAVVNQTPFLFSDTVASNIALGKPDATQEEIEQAAKLACVHDDILRLPQGYDTQVGERGVMLSGGQKQRISIARAMLLEAEILVLDDALSAVDGRTEHQILHNLRQWGENRTVIISAHRLSALTEASEILVLQHGQVAQRGRHEALAAQPGWYRDMYRYQQLEAALDDAPEENDEEALNA encoded by the coding sequence GTGCGATTATTTGCTCAGTTAAGCTGGTATTTTAGCCGGGAGTGGCGTCGCTACCTCGGCGCGGTTGCCCTGCTTATTGTTATCGCCATTCTGCAACTGGTGCCGCCAAAAGTGGTGGGCTACGTTGTCGATGGCGTCACTCAACATCACTACACTACGCGCCAGGTGCTGCTGTGGGTCGGCCTGCTGGTGGTGATTGCGATAGTGGTTTATCTGCTGCGCTACGTCTGGCGTGTGCTGCTTTTCGGCGCGTCCTATCAGCTGGCCGTTGAACTGCGGCGCGATTTTTACCGCCAGCTCAGCCGCCAGCATCCGGAGTTCTATCTGCGCCACCGCACCGGCGATTTAATGGCGCGCGCCACTAATGATGTCGACCGCGTGGTCTTCGCCGCTGGCGAGGGCGTGCTGACGCTGGTCGATTCGCTGGTTATGGGCTGCGCGGTGCTGGTCATCATGTGTACCCAGATTAGCTGGCAGCTCACGCTGTTGGCGCTGTTGCCGATGCCGGTGATGGCGATTGTCATCAAGCGTTACGGCGATCAGCTACATCACCGTTTCAAAGCCGCGCAGGCGGCGTTCTCGTCGCTGAACGATAGAACCCAGGAGAGCCTGACCAGCATCCGCATGATCAAAGCGTTCGGCCTGGAAGACAGACAGTCGGCGCTGTTTTCTGAAGACGCGCGCGATACCGGCGTGAAAAACCTGCGCGTGGCGCGCGTGGACGCCCGTTTCGACCCGACGATTTATATTGCGATTGGCATGGCTAACCTGCTGGCCATCGGCGGCGGCAGCTGGATGGTGATGAACGGCACGCTGACGCTCGGCCAGCTCACCAGCTTTACGATGTATCTGGGCCTAATGATCTGGCCGATGCTGGCGCTGGCGTGGATGTTTAACATCGTCGAGCGCGGTAGTGCGGCGTACAGCCGCATTCGCGCGCTGCTGGCGGAGGCGCCGGTAGTGAAAGATGGCCAGGCGTCGCTGCCCGCCGGACGCGGTGTACTGAACGTGGCTATCCGCGAATTCCGCTATCCGCATGCCGCCCGCGATACGCTGCGTAACGTGCAGTTCTCGCTGAAACCCGGCCAGATGCTGGGGCTGTGCGGCCCGACCGGCGCCGGGAAAACCAGCGTGCTGTCGCTTATTCAGCGCCATTTCGATCTCGATCAGGGCGAGATAACCTTCCACGACGTCCCGCTTGACCGCGTGCATCTGGATGACTGGCGCGGGCGGCTCGCCGTCGTCAACCAGACGCCGTTCTTATTCTCCGACACGGTCGCCAGCAATATTGCGCTCGGTAAGCCCGACGCCACGCAGGAAGAGATAGAACAGGCGGCGAAACTCGCCTGCGTGCATGACGATATTCTGCGTCTGCCGCAAGGGTATGACACGCAGGTCGGCGAGCGCGGCGTGATGCTCTCCGGCGGACAGAAGCAGCGCATCTCTATTGCCCGCGCGATGCTGCTGGAAGCTGAAATCCTGGTGCTGGATGACGCGCTCTCCGCCGTTGACGGTCGTACTGAACACCAGATTCTGCATAACCTGCGCCAGTGGGGAGAAAACCGTACGGTGATTATCAGCGCGCACCGGCTCTCGGCGCTGACCGAAGCCAGCGAAATTCTGGTGCTGCAACACGGCCAGGTGGCGCAGCGCGGGCGTCATGAGGCGCTCGCGGCACAGCCCGGCTGGTACCGGGATATGTATCGCTATCAGCAGCTCGAAGCGGCGCTGGACGACGCGCCGGAAGAGAACGACGAGGAGGCGCTGAATGCGTAA
- a CDS encoding Lrp/AsnC family transcriptional regulator: protein MLDKIDCRLLALLQEDATLSLQALADAVNLTTTPCWKRLRRLEDDGYIIKRVALLDPEKLGLGLTAFMLIKTQHHSSDWYSQFVAVVEEMPEVLGFWRMAGEYDYLMRVQVADMKSYDDFYKRLVNRVPGLSDVTSSFAMEQIKYTTALPLKR, encoded by the coding sequence ATGTTAGATAAAATTGATTGCAGACTGCTGGCGCTGCTTCAGGAGGACGCGACGCTCTCTTTGCAGGCGCTCGCCGATGCCGTTAATCTGACGACGACGCCCTGCTGGAAGCGGCTCCGGCGGCTTGAAGATGACGGCTATATAATTAAGCGCGTCGCGCTGCTCGACCCGGAAAAACTCGGCCTCGGCCTTACCGCTTTTATGCTGATTAAAACGCAGCATCACAGCAGCGACTGGTACAGTCAGTTTGTCGCGGTGGTGGAAGAGATGCCGGAAGTGCTCGGTTTCTGGCGCATGGCGGGCGAATACGACTACCTTATGCGGGTACAGGTGGCCGATATGAAAAGCTATGATGACTTTTATAAACGTCTGGTCAACCGGGTGCCGGGGCTGTCAGATGTCACGTCGAGCTTCGCCATGGAGCAGATAAAATACACCACGGCCCTGCCGCTTAAGCGCTGA